One Triticum dicoccoides isolate Atlit2015 ecotype Zavitan chromosome 4B, WEW_v2.0, whole genome shotgun sequence genomic window carries:
- the LOC119294453 gene encoding ATG8-interacting protein 2-like — protein MADGGGSDWEVVSLTASTYAASPGPIPISPPIHDAADKTESPLLLLPNPPAPPAHFFMSQHFNLPLFSTAHLENNNGGQELESGPAAAVPDGDAADHLNTPRPENRDGGRDDVLVSPAGNGLHLQVEGGGGGEELQQTTMFCSLPKDATAGADAAADATDATAVGSATLPAPASAPAATVTVAAPSGGVGACSCNAAQAQAWWEKTFSFPRQDGSGNGTQPLAFRFVFVAGKLQLQEEDHLSVSPVPEFGQTQKISCTVTEPLDQAKVSMLGGGGPVAQQG, from the exons atggcggacggcggcggcagcgactGGGAGGTGGTGTCGCTCACGGCCTCCACCTACGCAGCCTCACCAGGACCAATCCCAATCTCGCCCCCCATCCACGACGCCGCTGACAAAACAGAGtcgcctcttcttctcctcccaaaTCCTCCCGCTCCCCCTGCACATTTCTTCATGTCCCAGCacttcaatctcccactttttaGTACTGCCCATCTTGAGAATAATAACGGAGGCCAAGAACTAGAATCCGGCCCTGCCGCTGCCGTGCCGGACGGCGATGCTGCCGACCATCTCAACACGCCCCGCCCAGAAAACCGCGACGGCGGGAGGGACGATGTGCTGGTTAGTCCCGCCGGCAATGGCCTGCACCTGcaggtggaaggaggaggagggggcgaggaaCTGCAGCAAACCACCATGTTCTGCTCTCTTCCTAAAGACGCTACTgcaggtgcagatgctgctgctgatGCCACGGATGCCACCGCTGTCGGTTCTGCTACCCTGCCTGCTcctgcttctgctcctgccgcCACGGTGACGGTGGCTGCTCCTTCCGGCGGAGTGGGCGCTTGCAGTTGCAATGCCGCGCAGGCTCAGGCGTGGTGGGAGAAGACCTTCTCCTTCCCGCGTCAAGATGGGAGTGGGAATGGCACACAGCCCCTCGCCTTCCGCTTCGTCTTCGTCGCCGGCAAACTGCAGCttcaggaagaggaccacctcagcGTCAGCCCTGTCCCTGAATTCGGCCAAACCCAG AAGATAAGCTGCACGGTGACTGAGCCGCTTGATCAGGCCAAGGTCAGCATGCTTGGTGGAGGAGGCCCTGTTGCTCAGCAGGGGTAA